TTGGTGTGCCACTATCTACTTGCTTGTTTTAATCCATAAAGAGACCATGTAAACTTGCAAACCAAAGTAGAATCATCAACCTTAAAGCCTGGCGGTACTTTCATATACACATCTTCAGGATCGTCATGGGGGAAGGCCGTGTTGACATCAAGTTGATGAATGATCTAATCACTTGTGGCTGCAACAGCAAGAAAATTTTTTAGTATGTTCATTTTAACCACAGAGTTGAACGTATCAAAGTAGTCATGGCCAGAGACTTGGGTGAAATCCTTTACAACAAGACGCACCTTGTACCTCTCAACACTTTCATCATCTTTGAGTTTAGTTTTGAATACCCATTTGCAGCCAATCATGCATTTTCCTTTCGACAGAGTAGTAAAAAACTAAGTGTTGTTCTTCTCTAGAGCTTCAAGTTCTGCACTAATGGCCTGCTGCTAACAAGAATGCACAATTGCTTCTGGATAGATTTTTGGTTCTTCAACGGTAGAAAATGCTAAGGATAGGTTCCTATGTGAAGGTGATAGTAACTCGTAGGATAAGACATCACTTAGTGGATATTTTCATTGGGTTGCAGGAGCTGAAGATGATTGGTAAGTTGGTCCTGTGTTTAATAAGGAGAAGTAAAAGTCTTTTAGGTAAGAGGGGGTCTCCGTTCTCTTGAGGATCGCCTAATAAGCCCAGCAGGCAGTGTAGTATTTTGATGTTGTGCAACAGTGGGTAATGCCGTTTGAAATTCATGTTGTTATGGTGAATGATTATGTGGTGATGTGTGTGAGGGAGAACTCAAAACTATTAGAGAATAtgtgtttggactaggagatgcATGCGGTGTATTATTGGATGAGAAGTGAGTGATATTTTATGAATGAGAGTGAATAGTTGAATCATAAGGATTTATGAATTAATGAATATGATTTTCTGGTTCTGGTATAGAATCAGAGATGTCATGagtaattgaattaaaaagaaaaatgttctCATAGAACTCAACATCTCTAGAAAGAAgcatttttctagtttttagatcATAGAAAAGGTAGCCTTTAACTCCTTGTTTATGCCCCCAAAAAGCGCATTTTCTGGCCCttaatcaagttttttttttgaTGAGCTGAAGTAGTGGCAACATAAGCAAGACAACCAAATACTCAAAAGTAGTTGATATCTAGTAGGTTGTTATATAGAATTTGGTATGgggatttatttttcaaaattatgatgAGAATCATATTGATTATGTAAATGGCTTGAGCACTTGCATAGttccaaaaatattttggaaTATTTGCTTGAAACATGAGTGCTCGAGTCACACCTAATATATGTTGATGTTTTCTCTCAACAATGTCATTTTATTAAGGAGTTTCAACACAATTAGTTTGGTGGATAATTCCCATGGCTTCATAGTATGCTTGCATTTGGAACTCTAATCCATTGTCAGttcgaatttttttaattgttttattgAACTGAGTTTGGATTAGTGTTACAAAACTCTTGATTAAGTCTCTGACTTCatactttaatttcattaaaaaaagtcATGTATATCTACTTCTATCATCCACAATTGTAAGAAAGTATTTATGATTAGTAGTAGATAAGTGATTAATGGATCCTCGTATATCcaaataaatcaaatcaaaattattttctGCCTTTAACAAACTGTGTCCAAATGCCAATAGTTTTAATTTTGAGAAATGACATGAGTCACAAGATTTATTACAATGTGAGTTTTTTATGCAAgtataatattttttcattacaatTATCTTATCCTTTGGTAAATGACCTAGTCTACAATGTCAGATGTTATTATGCAATTGTGTGGTGTTCCTTTTGTTGTGGTTGTGTGTGATGAGTGCTGCTGCTAGTACCTTGTTAGTTGACTGAGTTGGAGTTAAATTCTCAAATGCATATAGCCCTCTTTTTTGCTCAGCTTGACCAATCATCTTCTTGGTAGAGCAATCTTAAATCTTGTagcaaacattattaaaaacaaattcacagTGAATAGAGCTAGTTAGTTTAAAAAGTAAAACCAATTTGAACTTAAATTCTGGAATGAAAAGGATATTGGTAAGAAAGAATGAATCTGAGAAAAATATAGTTCTCGCTGTTGAGGTGTTGGTACAGGTTTCATCTGGGAGTTTGACAGTGATTAGATTCACATGGTGATATAATTGAAAAGCATCTAAAGAGAATATCACATGGTGTGTGGCCCCTGAGTCTATTACCTGGGCACTACTGTAAAACACATTGAGATACATTATGAAAGCTATACCTTAGTTTAATGGAAGTGATACCAACTGATTTGTTGTACCTATTGTCTCTTGTATTTGTTGTGCATCTGATTGTTGTAGCATAGACAATAGCACGCGTTTTTGCTCTAGGGTAAACTCTCTCCAATAACATTGTTGTTTGTATCAGAATTCTCTTTAGCAACTACATTGTTGATGAAGCTTGTTCCACCTTGCTTGAAATGAGGTGGCATTCCATGTTTCTTGTAACACACGTCAACCAAGTGGCCAGTCTTCCCATAATATGAACATTGTTTTGAagatcctcttcctcttcctctgccAGCTCTTCTGTCGCGCCCCCTTCCTCTATTTGCTTGAGGAGTGTTGCTTGAAGCGTTCTTGAGGGTTCTGGCATTGAGTATAGGTTCAGTTTGATGTATTTGCCTTTCTTGCTGAAGTAGCAAGGAGAAAGCTTCGTCAATCTTTGGCATTGGCTTCATCAACATGACTTGAGACTTTACATAAGAATAAACTTCATTCAATCCTTTCAAGAATCGCATGACATAGGCATCCTCTCTATAATTTTTGACAATCTCCAAATCACATGCACAATTAGTCGCTGCACACGTTACACAAGGGGGTATAGGTCGCATATTTTCAAGCTCTTCCCAAATTGCCTTCAATTTGGTGAAGTTTGTTTAGACGGATAGTTCACCCTGCTTGATTGTGCTTAGCTCATCATCAATTTCATCCATCTTGAATATATCCCCTTGACTATACATGTGTTTTAGGTCTCGCCATAAATCTCCTGCAACATCGTGCCATATCACACTTTGAGCGATTTCTGGACTTAATGCCAAGGTTACCCAAGAAACAATGTAATCGTTGCATCTATCACATGCTTCATACAATGGATCATTCAACATCTGGTTTTTCAATTAAACCATCAATAAATTTTACCTTATTTTTTGACCTTAACGCTCTCCACATTCTTTTCCTAACTGTGGTAATTTAAATATGTCAAGATCGTAGTGATTAGAGGGAATCTTGAACTTTCATCAGGATGCAAGTAGTACGGGCTCAACAAATCTGTGAGAGGATTCATGTTCTTCCTTGCATGCTAAGATTGCATGATGTTGAATTGATTCATCATATTCGCAAAGGTGTGCATGTCCATGTTTGGAAGCTCGTTTCCTTGATCTGGCGCTATATGTATCAATGAATCTTTTAGCGTTCAAGATTCATAACTTTTTTTCTAAATTCGTTGATCGGAAAACAATTGTTAGCATCTGAGAAACAGAAATTTTGCTAAGCTCATTGTAATATCATCAATGTCTATCGTGTGAgtgaagagaagaggaagaattggACAGCAAAGAGAAAttgtagattgaagaatttgaaaaagaatttggagTAGAGTGGAAAGAAAAATTGAATTAGGAATTGAATATCAAGGGTTTgaggcaagaaattgaaattgaagttgTGAATGAGGATTTGATGCATCAATCACAACCAAAAATCGAATATATAGGGTTTTAggtaaaaaattaaagttgaaattgGAATTGAAGTTTCAAATAAGAATTCGATTTGATgcgtcaatcatatctttctcgcTGTTTATTCGAATCAATTCGACCTTTAGATTTTAGCCTCCACTTTCACCGCACCATGATGAAAGGTGAGTTTGAGCTGCATTTAAAGGGAGCGACTCAAGAACTAATGGAATGTGGGAAGAATGTTTCTCTACACATTCTCTTGTTGAGAGAAATCACATAAATTGGATTAGTGATTAACTGATTCTATCAGTCATATATttgtgtatttatacataaattttttaacgAGACTAACTAACTAACCGTAAATAAAGTCAATATTAACTAATTCTAACAAACTTAAAACAGTGCTAACTAATCTAGTTGGACTTAAAAGTTTGAGTTATCAAGTCACACAAAGATATcatcgaaaaaaaatatatataaacttgTCTAACATTTACATAGGAgtgaaaaatactaataaatttcAGGTCAAATTTCATATTTAACATACTAAGTCCGTAATAAAGTTTATTGATTTCTGATTTGTAACTTATTATAAACTATTTACGAGTATTAAATTTGTCTTGTTATAAAATTCAACTTGACTTCAACTGTGTGTTAAAAGAcctaacaattttaaaaataaaaagtaacataaataaatttattactattagtaaaaagtataaatattttattttaataggtGCACAATATTTACattgaaaactaaattttatatattttttataataacttttttAGTTAATAACGTTAAATTGATACTAGATCAAAGCAGCGAAAAATTGTATAAATGAATTAAAGTATAATAAGGATGAAGTGTGTATGAATTTATATATACATGTGATGGATAAGATAAAGACAAATAAAATGCATAAGAAAATTGGGGATAAAAGAACTTTCAGGACCTGCACAGAGGTAAGAGTGAACTACTAAtctgatttttgtttattttttagaatgataatgtgattttttatcataaaaatattttattttggtctctatcttttatttttgtgatcTAATGTGATCTCTGTGAATATTTTTCCATCAACTCTAAACGAAAAATATTGACGTGTTAGATTTAAAAATGAACAGGGATttaattgtctctaaatttaaatttactaggaatttatttgtctttattctttaaataatatttttttaaaattttttattcattacattaatattctttttttaataaattattgaatatatgatataataagtacaaattaattaataaattattcaaatttaaaaatatcatttattatgaataattctcaaatataatttttaaatatatataaataataaatattaaaatttggttaatacattaataataataataatcctatgatatactattagtattatgatctaaataattttcacaataaaataaaaactaataaacacattatttaatatatagtaaaatttttttgagtaatagcaaattcaattttttttatctctttaaactaaattaataattctatttgatattttggtactaaaatacactatgagtatgctactaaatactaataatctaatactaaatgaaataaaacataacatatatatatatatatatatatatatatatatatatatattatgaagacTATTTATAAACTCAGCAAACTCAAaacatcaataatattattaatctatgAATAATATTTTGAGTAAATATATGtaacatttaattaaattttaatttacataaaattttagttaacccacattattttaatattgataaATCTTCATGGATCTGTACCTTATGAGAATATGTATTATTgatagattaataatattattgatgttttgagtttgttgagtttataatTGGTCttcataataaatatatattatgttttattttatttagtattagtaGTCTACTCATAGTGTATTTTAGTGCAAAGATattaaatagaattattaatttagtttaaagagagaaaaactcaaaaaattattatatatcaaataatgtatttattattttttattttattgtgaaaattatctaaattataatactaatattatatcataggattattattattaatgtattaaccgtattttaatatttattatttatatatttaaaaattatttatttagtttcataataaataatatttttaaatttgaataatttattaattagtttgtacttattataccatatattcaataatttattaaaaaaagaatattaatataatgaatattaaaaaaaatatcatttaaagaaTAGAGACAAATAAAcccctaaccaatttaaatttagagacaattaggTTCCTGTCCATTTTTGAACCTGACACGTCAGTATTTTCTATTCAGAGTTGATAGAAAAATACTCACAGAGACCGTGTTGAGTCACAAAAATAAAGGACAGAGACTGAAATGAATCATTTTTATAGTAAGGAGTCGCGTTGTCATTCTAAAAAATTGACAGAAGTCGAGTTAGTAGTTCATTCTAGAGAGAAAGAGTGAAGCCATGATAAATCTATAACAATGAGAGTAAGGGTGAGAGAGAATGAAAGATAAGTTTAGGAGGAAAGGACTCACAATCTCGATGCATCTCTTCAAGGCCGCTTCTGCTATTTCATACTCTCTTTTACTATCTTTAAAGTAGTGTTTATTTTGAGGTATtaagatgaagattaaaagactaaaattcagtatttatttattgatctaaaaattaatattgaaatttttgtctttatctctaaaatttaagtattttaatacttctagaaaataaaaacacacgagactaaaatttttgaagacaaaaattaaaattttaataacattttatatctaaaatactcccattttaattaattaattttgactttattctttataaaaattaaattagaacttGATTTTTATTTCAGTTCCTATCTTCTATTTTACaccaaatataatattaaaatttattttaatatctatCTCTTAGTCTcaatttttatctcttttttaaaCTCTACTTAATTCTTTATCTTGTTGGTGTCTAGACAATTTTGCGCAATCAAATAAATACTAAAACTCGGTGAGAAATATGTCTCCATCTTGCAAGGTCCAATCTACATCCCTTATCATgggctagtttttttttttttttttgttgttcatGGTACTTCCCAATCCGACAGATTAAGGACTAATTCGTCGCGAATTTGAGCTTTATTTAAGGATTTGTCGCTGGCCAATAAATGACTGCATCATGGCCAGTTTTACCACCTAGTATTACGCTCAATACTAAAGAACCAACCCGATCCcccaagattaaaaaaaaaagcatttctGAAATTAGCATTTTGGCCGCATAACttaatttttgataaaaataaacattGAAAAAAGAAATGgcattttgataataaaaattaattttgacaaaaTGCACAAAATAGTTGGAGATATATTGGAAAAAGACTCTAAAGACAATTGTTTGACATcattatttgaaaattaattttaaaaatatttttatcttttaaattttgtaattttatactaaatgaatttttctttacaatttctttcATAGAAatgacaaaatattaaaaaaaattcaaaaaatttaaagattgatttttatatcttaaattaaaattttaaatattccaaaaaaattagattaatatatgagtattttttattcataaaaaaagaatgataaattatcgtatctgaatatttatatcattaacaaaaacaattctaaaagatataaatcacaaaaaaaatcattaaaaaatttaaacatataaaaaaataacaaaaaatgctttttataaatagcaaaaaaaattgtatttgacaaataatttatgcatttaatttaaattttatcgaaTCATTTAGATAAGTcgcataaaaaaaatgcaaaaaaaattat
This region of Arachis hypogaea cultivar Tifrunner chromosome 8, arahy.Tifrunner.gnm2.J5K5, whole genome shotgun sequence genomic DNA includes:
- the LOC140174636 gene encoding uncharacterized protein — translated: MLNDPLYEACDRCNDYIVSWVTLALSPEIAQSVIWHDVAGDLWRDLKHMYSQGDIFKMDEIDDELSTIKQATNCACDLEIVKNYREDAYVMRFLKGLNEVYSYVKSQVMLMKPMPKIDEAFSLLLQQERQIHQTEPILNARTLKNASSNTPQANRGRGRDRRAGRGRGRGSSKQCSYYGKTGHLVDVCYKKHGMPPHFKQGGTSFINNVVAKENSDTNNNVIGESLP